The genome window CCGATTTGTCCGGCCCGGTCGTGATCTCGGAGTCGACCGGCGGCTGGTCGACGTGCGTCGCTCGCACACCGATGCTTCCGACCGTCGACGCAGGGTTGACGTAGATTTCATCGCTCGGTGCGCTCATATAGTAGCCGCCTGAGGCACCCATCGACTGGACGCTCGTAACGACGGGCATCTCCTCGGCGGTACGATCAACCGCGAGGTAGAGACTCTCACTTGCCGTAACACCGCCGCCGGGGCTGTCGACTTTCAGGACGACCGCATCGATCGACTCGTTCTCTCGAGCCTCGCGTAGGTCGTCGGTGACCGCTTGGGCGGTCGGTTCGGTGATCGAACTGTCCATCTCGATGACGGCAACCGTGCCGTCGGGTCCGCTCGCTGCCCCCCACGCCATCGGAGCCAGTGCGGCTCCGACGAGGAGGGCAACCACGGCGATCGTCACGTACGACCGTGCGACCGCCCCGAGTAGATCTCGGACGAGGGCTAATGTATCGCTCATATTCAGTTCCACAATATAGTCAGAATTGTTGATATAAATATTATTCTATAGTGGTTGACAATAATTGGCAGACAGAAGGAGCTACTCGAGGAAAGAGCCGCGACGATCGATCCGCGGGGACGGTGGCGGTGTTCCTCGTTCGAGCGATACGAACACCGACCTAAAAGAGCCGACCGGGCGTTTTCCGGATGAGAAACTGCGTGACGGCGCTTACTCTCGTTCGCCCGCACCGAGAGCGCTCTCGCCGACTTTCTCGTGCCCCTCGATGACTTCCTGGCCGTCCATGTACGGCCGGAGCGCCTCGGGAATCGTCACGGTGCCGTCGTCGTTCTGGTAGCACTCGAGGATGGCAACCATCACCCGTGGGAGCGCGAGTCCGGAGGCGTTCAGGGTGTGGAGGTATTCCGCGGACTCGTGGCGTTCGGGGCGGTAGCGCAGGCCAGCCCGTCGGGCCTGAAAGTCCTCGAAATTCGACGCCGAAGAGACCTCGAGCCAGCGGCCGCCCTCCTCGGGACCGTCGTCCATGTCATCGGCGGGTGCCCAGACTTCGATGTCGTAGGTCTTCGCGCTCGCGAACGTGAGGTCGCCCGTACAGAGTTCGAGGATTCGGTAGGGAAGCTCGAGGCGTCTGAGGACCTCCTCGGCCTCGTCGACGAGTTCCTCGAGACGGTCGTAGCTGGTCTCGGGGTCGACGAAGTTGACCAGTTCGACCTTGTTGAACTGATGGACGCGGACGATGCCGCGGGTTTCGGTGCCGTGTTCTCCGGCCTCACGGCGGAAGTTGGGGGTGTAGGCCTGGTGTTTCAGCGGCAGGTCGTCAGCGAGCAGGATCTCGTCGGCGTACATGTTGGTGACGGGCACCTCCGCGGTCGGACAGAGCCAGAGGTCCTCGTCGTCGTAGGCGTCGGTGTTGGCTCCGCCGAGTCGGTAGGCGTCGTCGGCGAACTTCGGAAGCTGTCCCGTCCCGCGCATCGACGTGCTCTTGATCGGGATCGGCGGGAAGAGATCGACGTAGCCCTGCTCGCGGTGGACGTCCATCATGAACTGGATCAGCGCGTGCTCGAGCCGTGCGCCGTCGCCTTTGAGGAAGTAAAACCCCGATCCCGTCGTCTTCGCGGCGCGAGCCTCGTCGATGATGTCTAAGTCCTCGCCGAGTTCGTAGTGGGGCGTGACTTCGTCGGCGTCGACGGGGAGGTCGTCGAATCCCCAGCGTCGGTCCTCGACGTTGTGGCGTTCGTCGATCCCCAGCGGCACGCTCTCGTCGGGAATGTTCGGAATCTCGAGGATTCGCTGGTCGAGTTCCGTCTTGAGCTCGGTCGCTTCGGCCTCGATGTCCTCGATCTGTGCTTTGAGCTCTTTGGACTCCTCGATGGCCTGCTCGCGCTCGTCGACTTTCCCCTCGGAAACTAGCTTGCCGATCTTCTGGGTGATCTGGTTTCGCTCGTGGCGCAGTTCGTCGCCGCGGGCTTTCAGCTCCCGCCAGCGCTCGTCGAGTTCGACGAGTTCGTCGACGTCGACGTCCGCGCCTCGGTTCTCGACAGCGTCGCGCACCTCGTCGGGATCCTCCTGTAAGTAGCTCCGGTCGATCATTGACCGTGGCTTCTTTGCGGCCGTCCAAAACCGTATCGGAAGGCACCGTCAAAGCGCGCTCTCGACTCGCGATACCGCCGGATCGATCGACGACCGTCGGTCGCTCGAGCGACGAAGCCACGATCAGACACGTCGACACGCGGTGATCGTCGGCTGGCGCTCTGTGAGTGAATCGGCGAACGTCACGGCGGTGAGAGCTGGTTCCGGGGGACTCTCAGTCACCGATTCGACTGGCCGAACACACACTCTGCGGATCGTCTTCGCCGGCTGTCGCCGCAGTCGGGTCGTCCGATGTCGGGCGGGAAACGCTTTTTTCACCGGGCACCGCGTGGTTCACCATGGACCCGCTCGAGGGAGAGGCGTCGTCGGGAGCAGTTGAGTACGAGCCGGTGAGTGTCAAAGACGTGCTCGTCGAGATGAAAGACACCGCAGAGCTGTTGATCGACCTCTCGTACTCGGCGGTGTTGCACAGCAACGAGGCGCTCGCGCGTGAAGTGTTGCGCCTGGAAGAACGGATGGACGTCCTCGAGCTCAAAGCGCGGATGAGTCTGATGATGGCCGTCCGCAATCCCGGAGATGCAGAACAGCTCGCACCCGTACTCGGGATCGTCGCCGCCGCTGGAGACATCAGCGACGCCGCCGGCGACATCGCGAAGATCGTCTTAGAGGAGATGGGGCTGCCGGATGCGATGCGAGCCGCGCTTCCCGAAGCCGCCGAGACGCTCGTCCGCGGCGTCGTCGGGCGCGACTCTCCGTACGCCAATCGGACACTCGCCGATATCGACCTCGAGTCCGGGACAGGTGTACGCGTGATCGCGCTTCGCCGGGGCGACGAGTGGCTGCTCAATCCCGGTCCGTCGACGACTATCGAGACCGACGACGTGGCACTGCTTCGCGGGCCGGAGACTGCCATCGACGAGGTCTACGAGTCGCTGACCGGCGAGGGCTACGAGTCGCCGGACATCGAGGTTGAAGGGATCGCAGACCTAGAGCGCGCCGTCGACACGATCGTTCACATGAAGAACCTCTCGGAACTCGCAGTCGACCTGGCCTACAGCAGCGTTCTCTTCGGGAGCGAGGGACTCGCCGAGGAGGTCCGCAACCTCGAGATCGAAGTCGATGCGATGGAGTCGCGCTTCGAAGCCTGGACGCTCCGAGCGGCCGCAGACGCCGAAGAGCCGGTCACCCTCCGTGGCCTGATCCGGCTGGGGAGTGCCACGGAAGTCATCAGCGACGCCGCCATCGACATCAGCGAAGGCGTACTGCGTGACCTCGAGGTCCATCCCGTCGTCCGGATGGCCGTCGAAGAGAGCGACGAGATAATCAGCCGGCTAGAGATCGAGGCCGACAGCGACCTCGACGGGGTCCGAGTCACCTCCGGGGTTCCCGACGTCGAGTCGACCATGTCGGTGATCGCCATCCGACGACCCGGCGAGGGCTGGATTCTCGTCGGTGACACCGACGTCGAACTACAGACTGGCGACGTCCTCATCTCGAAGGGGACTCGAACGGCCGCGGAGGCGTTCGAGTCGCTCGCTGCCGACTGACTGTCACCGTCTTGTGTCGAGTGCAATGAGCGCCGCTGAGTGCCACTATACACCGTATCACGTATCGACACCCGGTTTGGCCCGTGTTGATCCCCTGAGCGAACAACATATCCGTCGCTTCGACTGAGGTCCGATCAGCCGCCCAACCGCCAGATCGGATCGATCGAGCCGTGATCGGTCGCGGCGGTCGCCTCGAGGAGGACTAACACGAGTTCGAAGTAGACGAGCACGCTAGCAACGAGAACGATGCTCGCGACTGCGAACGGGAGAAGGGGACGCGTCATGGGCTATCGTGGGCGGTTGTGGGACGGTCAATTCGCTGCGCTCGAGGTCGACTCGAGTCCCCGGTGTGGGCGCGAGTTACGATAGGAGACCGTTCGGCCGTCGACGACCGTCCAGTCCCCGGTCGTTCCGACGGGGCCTCGGCGGCCGCCGTCACCGATACCTCGCCCGTGTGCTCGACCGTTACGATGTACTCCCGGTAGTCGAAGGAGATCCGACCCTCGAATCCCGCGGATCCGAGTTCTCGAGCACCGAGTAGCGTCTCGAGGGCTTCGACGTCGACAACCTCGTACAGCGGCGGCTCAAGGTGAATCGGATCGGTCTCCTCGCGGGCAGCGATCTCTCGGGCGATCGTGAGTTCGAGTGGCTCGTCGTCCATAGAACGGACGGCCACACCATTGCACTTGAAATTCAGTCAGACGCTCGACAGACAGGCCGACACGCGTCAGACAGTCGACAGACGAAACGTAAGGCGAGGTTCAGAAGAGGTATCGAAGGGTCGTACAGCTTCCAGACGCGAACCGGGAGGCGAGAGGGGTGCGTGGCCACGGATACCGCTGGGTGATTACGAGACACCCGTTCAGAACCCGAGGACGACCGCCGAGACGCCGATGAAGATGACCATTCCGAAGACGTCGACGACGTTGGTGACGATCGGGATCGTCGTGTCGTCGGGATCGATTCCCAGTCGATACGAGCCGTACGTCGCCGCGAAACTGAAAACAATGGCGATGACGGCGACGGACATACCGCTGACAAGCGAGATGAACAGGAGCGTTCCGAGGCCGATTGCACCGCCGAACAACAACGCGCCGATCAGGTACGCCCCCACGCCGAGTGCGGTGAAGATCGTCACCGCGAGCGCGAGGATTGCACCGACGTTCGCCCACAGCACCCGGTCGGTCGGGTCGAGTTCCGTCGTCCCCAGATGAAAACGCGTCGACAGCCGCGAACTCAAGATCGCACCGAGGTTACCACCCATGTCGACCATCGTCGGCACCATCACCGCCAGGATGGCGAACTCCTCTAACATCGCTTCTGCGCTCTCGAGGGTGATCCCTGCCCAGAGGACGATGATCGAGAGAACGACCAGCAGCGGGAACATGTTGCCGACGATCGACTTCCAGTTCCAGGTACCGAGTGAGTCCTGCGGGACGACCATCAGACGAGCACCTCCACGAAGCCGATCGCGAACAGCATAAAGAGCATCCCGAAGATATCACCGAGGGTCGTAACGATCGGACCGACGAGGTTGTCGGGGTCGTAGCCATAGCGGTAGCCGGCGAAGATCAGCGCGAGCAGGCCGACGATCATGACGACCGAGGTCAGCACGCCGGCAACGAGCATGATCCCGACGAGTTCGTAGACGGCGGCGACGTTCCAGCCGATGAGGAGCAACGCGAGCCAGGTGACGACACCGATAACGATCGAAATTCCGATGCCGTTGACGAACGAGGCGAGCACGGCGTTGACCAGCCGCTCGTTCCGCTCGAAGCGTGGTTCGATCAGCCCCTGGTGGAGCCCGCTCGAGATCCGACCGCCGAGTGCGCCGTAGACGTTCCCACGGGTCGCGAGGAAAACGGGAACCATCACGAGCAAGCCGGGGAACCGCTCGACGCTCTCGAGAATTCCTTCGAGGACGATACCGGCGAAGAGGCCCCCGCCGAGGGCGACAAACAGGATCGGGAGTGCTTCGCGATAGATCGACCAAAAATCACGCCGAAAGCTCATATCTGGGTCTCACTACGTCGCCTGTTAATACTGCCGGAGAGAACGGTTCGGAATGCGGTGGATCGAGTGGATACGAGTGAGTGATCAGGCCGGCGGCCGGGCGTTGATCGACGAGGACGGGCGGCAAACGTATTCGTTTGTGGAGTAGTCACACCGCAGGATAAAACCGCTATAACTGTCCGACAGGGGCAATGTCGGTCGGTCCCATGATAGCCGAACACATTATATGTACTAGATGAGAACGTTTTTTAGAGGCCACTAAAAACGTCCTCGCGCATGCTGGACACTAATCACAGCAGCGGATACGGCACCGATTCTGCGATCAACGACGGTGAACGCGAGCGCGGCCGCTCGCTCGAGGAACTGATTCTCGACTTGCTCGAAGGTGAGTTCGCGGGCGTCATGCGCTCGCACAGCCGGGGTGAGGTGTATGGGGGCTACTAGCGGCCGCGACGTCGACTTCCACGCGGACCGCGTCGACGAGATCACCGACGAAGAGTACGTCGCCGTCACTCAGGAGACGTTCGTCGGGCCCGCCATCGAGGAGTTCCGCGACTTCGAGCCAGTTTCTGACGAAACGACGGTCTACTACCTGTACGTCACCGACAACGCCGGCCGACTCGTCGGTGTCATGTCACTTCGTGAGCTGCTGAACGCGCCCGAAGACGACGTCGTCGAAGCTCACATGGCCACCGACGTGGTGACGATCAACGCCGACGCAGACCCCGAGTGGGCCGCCGACGAGATCGCCGAGCGAGACTTCCCCGCGATGCCGGTCGTCGACGACGACGGCGTGCTCGTTGGCGTCCTCCGAACCGACAACATGATCGAAGTCGTCGAGGAGGAGGCAACCGAAGACATCCTCAAAAGCGCCGGCTTCTCCTTCGCCGACGTCGAACGGTCCCGAAGTTCGGCGATCCTCGAGTCCTCGATCCCGAGGATCCTCCGACTGCGACTGCCGTGGCTGGTCGTCGCGCTCGCGGGCGGACTCCTCGCTGGCGGTGTCATCGAACAGTTCGAGGATACGCTCGAGGCAGTGGTTGCACTGGCCTTCTTCGTTCCGGTGATCATGGACATGGGCGGCAACGTCGGGACGCAGGCGTCGACGATCTTCGTTCGCGGACTGGCGCTCGGACAGATTGACGACCGAAACGCGATGAGACACTTCGCCCGGGAGGGAGTCATCGGCCTGCTCATCGGCCTCATCATCGGTGGCATCGGCGCGCTGGCTGCCTACGGCTGGCGGACGTGGGCTGGCGATCCGAACGCCGGAACGATCTCCGTCGTGGTGTTCATCGCCCTCGTGTCGGTCTGTGTGGTCGCATCCGTCGTCGGCTACGTCATCCCGTGGCTGATGAACAAACTCGGGTTCGACCCCGCAGCAGCCTCGGACCCGCTGATCACGACCGTCAAAGACGTGACGGCGCTGCTGATCTACTTCGGCCTGGCCGCGGTGTTGCTCGCCGAACTGCTGTAGCCCCACGCTGACGCCTATTTTTCGCGCGCTATCGATCCCGTTTGCCGACGTCTCTGCTCGTTCGACCGACGGCTCGCCCACCACGCAGTAGACACGCCTATCGGAGGTATCTCAGCGAACGCGAGCACTCGGGCGAGCGCGAACGCGAACACGTCCTCGAGATCCCCAAACCGTTGTGGAAACGGACGTCCGTCGAAGGGCGGTCCCGGTGACGGTCGCTCGACCCAGTGAGAAAGGATCAGCCGTCAAAACGGACCCACAGCGACGAGTAGCCAGGCGAGCCCGATTCCCAACAGCGAGAGCACGAGGTTCGCCGCGGCGACCACCACCGCAAGGTCTCGATCACCGCGCTCCCAGAGCTGGACCGTCTCGACCGAAAACGACGAGAACGTGGTGAACGCCCCACAGGCACCGATCCCGACCAACTGAATCGTCGACTCCGTCGCACCGGCGAAGACGAACAATCCGAAAACGACGCTTCCAACCACGTTGACGACGAGCGTCGGGATCGGATACCGATCCGACGAAAGCTGGAGGTAGACCAGGTGCCGACAGACGGCACCGATCGCCGCGCCGGTACCGACGAGGTGTGCCGGTTCGGGATCGAACGAGGCGACGGCCGCGGTAGCGGCGACGACGGCGACAGCGACGGCGTCAACCGAGAGCATACCGTGGATCGACCCGAGTAGACCGGCAGCGAGGGCGAGTGTCGTGGCGATCACGCTCGCTCACCCCCGATCCGTCTGGCGACTCCACGGCCGACGAGTACGCCCGTAAATCCGAGCACGTAGTTGACGCCGACGATAGCCAGCGCGAGCCAGACGGTCTCCGCCTCGGCGATCCCCATCGCGAACCCGCTGTAGGTCGTCAGCGACGAGAGAAACCCCGTCGTAAAGACGAGTCGCGACTGACGATCGACGATTCCGGTGTACTGGGCCTCGTAGACGAAGACGCCGAGGAGCGTGCTGCCGACAATGTTGACGAGCGCGATCGCCAGATCGTCGGGGACGGTTCCGAGTGCAAAGAACCGGAGGTTCGCACCGGCAAATCCACCGATGGCGATCAGTGCAAGCGTCTCGAGTCGGACGAGCGGATGTCGGTCTGCCATGGCTGTCGAGTCAGGACAGGGACCGTCAGCCGCCCACGATATCGCAGGGATCGGCAGTTGGATCAGGCGGGCCCCATCGCCCGGTTACGGCAGGGGTTCTCACAGAACGGACATGAGCGTTGCGAAAGTCGACATGTCCACTCGAGACGGGAGCCGAACGCTCTCGGAGCATCGGCCCACAGCCAGCTGCGTTTCGCAGGAACAACTGTCGTAGCGAGTCCGAATCGCTCAAGTACGCGACCGGTCTATTCCGTAGCGTGTCGAAGCAGGTCCAGGACGTAGAGACGCTCTTCTGTCACGAGACCGGCGACGATTACCTCGTCGTCGTCGAACGCGACGGAACGCGGCTCTTCCGTGCAAAACTCGGACTCTCCGAGACGTCGGCCGGTCCCCGTCCGGCGAAGTTCCGGCTCAAACAGGGCTCGAGCGAAGAGCCTCGCCAGCCCGACGAGTTCGTCGAACTCGCCCGGCGTACGAAGCGCATCCGAATCTCCGAACAGACCTCTCGCGAGGCCCGCGACGAGCTGATGGAGATGCTCGCGGGCTACCAGCTCGAGGAGAAAGCAAAGGCCGTCCGGACCTGTCGGTACTGTGCCTCTGCGGGCCGTTACTCACCGATTACGACCGAGACTGCCGTCAAAGACGACCAGGACTGGATCTGCCGGGACTGTGCCCAACAGGAACTCGAGCGTCAACTATCTTACTCCGGCGGCGGCCGGGTCACCGGCGACGCCAAAGACCGACTCGAGGACCTGATGCTCGAGGTGCAGGATCTACAGCGGATCGTCAACCTACTGAAAGGCCGCCTCGATCCCGATCTCACGAAGTTCGATACCATCTCGGCGACGACCGACGAGGTCGACCCGGTGCGGGTGGACTCGTTGAGCCTGCATCCGGGACTCCAGGGGTTGCTCGAGGATCGGTTCGAGACCCTGTTGCCGGTCCAGAGTCTCGCAGCGGAGAACGGCCTCTTCGAGGGCGACGACCAGCTGGTGGTGTCGGCGACGGCGACCGGGAAGACCCTCGTCGGCGAGATGGCTGGGATCGACCGCGTGCTGAACGGCAAGGGGAAGATGCTCTTTCTCGTCCCGCTCGTGGCGCTGGCCAACCAGAAGTACGAGGACTTCCAGGATGAATACGGCCACCTCGTCGACGTTTCGATCCGCGTCGGCGCGAGCCGAATCAACGACGACGGCAACCGGTTCGACCCGAACGCCGACGTCATCGTCGGCACCTACGAGGGAATCGACCACGCGCTGCGGACGGGCAAGGAGATGGGTGATATCGGCACCGTCGTCATCGACGAGGTCCATACCCTCAAAGAGGACGACCGGGGCCACCGCCTCGATGGACTGATTTCACGGCTCAAATACACGTGCGAGCGACGTGCGGAGAGGCGGGACGGCTACGATGGTGCCCAGTGGGTCTACCTCTCGGCGACCGTCGGCAACCCCGAACAGCTCTCGGGCGCCCTCGAGGCGACGCTCATCGAGTTCGAGGAACGACCGGTGCCGATCGAACGCCACGTCACGTTTGCGGACGGCCAGGAGAAGGTCCGCATCGAGAACAAACTCGTCAAACGCGAATTCGACACCGAGTCCTCGAAGGGATATCGCGGGCAGACGATCATCTTCACCAACTCCCGACGGCGATGTCACGAGATCAGTCGCAAACTCGAGTACGCCTCCGCGCCGTACCACGCCGGGCTCGATTACAAGCGCCGGAAGACGGTCGAACGGCAGTTCGGCGAGCAGGACCTCGCGGCCGTCGTTACGACCGCCGCACTGGCTGCGGGGGTCGACTTCCCGGCCTCGCAGGTGATTTTCGATACGCTGGCGATGGGCATCGAATGGCTCTCGGTTCAGGAGTTCCACCAGATGCTCGGTCGCGCGGGCCGACCGGACTACCACGACGAGGGGACCGTGTACGTCCTCGTCGAGCCCGACTGCGCCTACCACAACTCGATGGAGATGAGCGAAGACGAGGTCGCGTTCAAACTCCTCAAAGGCGAGATGGAGGCGGTGATGACCCACTACGACGAGTCCGCGGCGATCGAAGAGACCCTCGCGAACGTCACCGTCGGCGGCAAGTCCGCGAAGGCGCTCAACGACCGGATGCTCGGCGAGGTCCCGACGAAACACGCCGTCGGCAAACTCCTGCAGTACGACTTCATCGACGGCTTCGAGCCGACGCCGCTCGGCCGGGTCGTCACCGAACACTTCCTCGACCCGGGCGAGGCGTTCGCCCTGCTGGACGGCATCCGAAAGGACGCCCATCCCTACGACCTCATCGCCGACAT of Natrarchaeobaculum sulfurireducens contains these proteins:
- a CDS encoding magnesium transporter — its product is MSFRRDFWSIYREALPILFVALGGGLFAGIVLEGILESVERFPGLLVMVPVFLATRGNVYGALGGRISSGLHQGLIEPRFERNERLVNAVLASFVNGIGISIVIGVVTWLALLLIGWNVAAVYELVGIMLVAGVLTSVVMIVGLLALIFAGYRYGYDPDNLVGPIVTTLGDIFGMLFMLFAIGFVEVLV
- a CDS encoding DEAD/DEAH box helicase, which produces MSKQVQDVETLFCHETGDDYLVVVERDGTRLFRAKLGLSETSAGPRPAKFRLKQGSSEEPRQPDEFVELARRTKRIRISEQTSREARDELMEMLAGYQLEEKAKAVRTCRYCASAGRYSPITTETAVKDDQDWICRDCAQQELERQLSYSGGGRVTGDAKDRLEDLMLEVQDLQRIVNLLKGRLDPDLTKFDTISATTDEVDPVRVDSLSLHPGLQGLLEDRFETLLPVQSLAAENGLFEGDDQLVVSATATGKTLVGEMAGIDRVLNGKGKMLFLVPLVALANQKYEDFQDEYGHLVDVSIRVGASRINDDGNRFDPNADVIVGTYEGIDHALRTGKEMGDIGTVVIDEVHTLKEDDRGHRLDGLISRLKYTCERRAERRDGYDGAQWVYLSATVGNPEQLSGALEATLIEFEERPVPIERHVTFADGQEKVRIENKLVKREFDTESSKGYRGQTIIFTNSRRRCHEISRKLEYASAPYHAGLDYKRRKTVERQFGEQDLAAVVTTAALAAGVDFPASQVIFDTLAMGIEWLSVQEFHQMLGRAGRPDYHDEGTVYVLVEPDCAYHNSMEMSEDEVAFKLLKGEMEAVMTHYDESAAIEETLANVTVGGKSAKALNDRMLGEVPTKHAVGKLLQYDFIDGFEPTPLGRVVTEHFLDPGEAFALLDGIRKDAHPYDLIADIELRDSQL
- a CDS encoding HalOD1 output domain-containing protein, with protein sequence MDDEPLELTIAREIAAREETDPIHLEPPLYEVVDVEALETLLGARELGSAGFEGRISFDYREYIVTVEHTGEVSVTAAAEAPSERPGTGRSSTAERSPIVTRAHTGDSSRPRAQRIDRPTTAHDSP
- the mgtE gene encoding magnesium transporter → MGATSGRDVDFHADRVDEITDEEYVAVTQETFVGPAIEEFRDFEPVSDETTVYYLYVTDNAGRLVGVMSLRELLNAPEDDVVEAHMATDVVTINADADPEWAADEIAERDFPAMPVVDDDGVLVGVLRTDNMIEVVEEEATEDILKSAGFSFADVERSRSSAILESSIPRILRLRLPWLVVALAGGLLAGGVIEQFEDTLEAVVALAFFVPVIMDMGGNVGTQASTIFVRGLALGQIDDRNAMRHFAREGVIGLLIGLIIGGIGALAAYGWRTWAGDPNAGTISVVVFIALVSVCVVASVVGYVIPWLMNKLGFDPAAASDPLITTVKDVTALLIYFGLAAVLLAELL
- a CDS encoding S49 family peptidase, whose translation is MSDTLALVRDLLGAVARSYVTIAVVALLVGAALAPMAWGAASGPDGTVAVIEMDSSITEPTAQAVTDDLREARENESIDAVVLKVDSPGGGVTASESLYLAVDRTAEEMPVVTSVQSMGASGGYYMSAPSDEIYVNPASTVGSIGVRATHVDQPPVDSEITTGPDKSGQTEAHVTAQVEEMKQAFLGSVVEHRGDELTLSEDELAYANVYTGTQAVENGLADEIGDSDVAVGAAAEKAGLSDYDVVELGDDQPMDMPILFEDGGEGEPTAEPHAHPQTFGDYGDVETTAFLAVWGSVEGETIADTATDDSVEPDPTDEADDGGDRS
- the serS gene encoding serine--tRNA ligase translates to MIDRSYLQEDPDEVRDAVENRGADVDVDELVELDERWRELKARGDELRHERNQITQKIGKLVSEGKVDEREQAIEESKELKAQIEDIEAEATELKTELDQRILEIPNIPDESVPLGIDERHNVEDRRWGFDDLPVDADEVTPHYELGEDLDIIDEARAAKTTGSGFYFLKGDGARLEHALIQFMMDVHREQGYVDLFPPIPIKSTSMRGTGQLPKFADDAYRLGGANTDAYDDEDLWLCPTAEVPVTNMYADEILLADDLPLKHQAYTPNFRREAGEHGTETRGIVRVHQFNKVELVNFVDPETSYDRLEELVDEAEEVLRRLELPYRILELCTGDLTFASAKTYDIEVWAPADDMDDGPEEGGRWLEVSSASNFEDFQARRAGLRYRPERHESAEYLHTLNASGLALPRVMVAILECYQNDDGTVTIPEALRPYMDGQEVIEGHEKVGESALGAGERE
- a CDS encoding potassium channel family protein; this encodes MDPLEGEASSGAVEYEPVSVKDVLVEMKDTAELLIDLSYSAVLHSNEALAREVLRLEERMDVLELKARMSLMMAVRNPGDAEQLAPVLGIVAAAGDISDAAGDIAKIVLEEMGLPDAMRAALPEAAETLVRGVVGRDSPYANRTLADIDLESGTGVRVIALRRGDEWLLNPGPSTTIETDDVALLRGPETAIDEVYESLTGEGYESPDIEVEGIADLERAVDTIVHMKNLSELAVDLAYSSVLFGSEGLAEEVRNLEIEVDAMESRFEAWTLRAAADAEEPVTLRGLIRLGSATEVISDAAIDISEGVLRDLEVHPVVRMAVEESDEIISRLEIEADSDLDGVRVTSGVPDVESTMSVIAIRRPGEGWILVGDTDVELQTGDVLISKGTRTAAEAFESLAAD
- a CDS encoding CrcB family protein yields the protein MADRHPLVRLETLALIAIGGFAGANLRFFALGTVPDDLAIALVNIVGSTLLGVFVYEAQYTGIVDRQSRLVFTTGFLSSLTTYSGFAMGIAEAETVWLALAIVGVNYVLGFTGVLVGRGVARRIGGERA
- a CDS encoding fluoride efflux transporter FluC, with product MLSVDAVAVAVVAATAAVASFDPEPAHLVGTGAAIGAVCRHLVYLQLSSDRYPIPTLVVNVVGSVVFGLFVFAGATESTIQLVGIGACGAFTTFSSFSVETVQLWERGDRDLAVVVAAANLVLSLLGIGLAWLLVAVGPF
- a CDS encoding magnesium transporter: MVVPQDSLGTWNWKSIVGNMFPLLVVLSIIVLWAGITLESAEAMLEEFAILAVMVPTMVDMGGNLGAILSSRLSTRFHLGTTELDPTDRVLWANVGAILALAVTIFTALGVGAYLIGALLFGGAIGLGTLLFISLVSGMSVAVIAIVFSFAATYGSYRLGIDPDDTTIPIVTNVVDVFGMVIFIGVSAVVLGF